From Pseudomonas fluorescens, one genomic window encodes:
- the folE2 gene encoding GTP cyclohydrolase FolE2, whose amino-acid sequence MNALTLPDIAAQASRQSLLLDWVGMCGIAVPVILDDQRVSAIADAGVSLDNAEARGIHMSRLYLALEMLELGNLSPALLRRVLQSFLDSHNGLSQAAYLRIHTALLLKRPALVSPLAGWKSYPLIVDARLQCEMFHVELKLEVPYSSTCPCSAALSRQLIQQQFVDDFANKPLHHADVLTWLGSANGITATPHSQRSTAHLNLHLDNSVDDLPLVAAINAAEAALGTAVQTAVKRVDEQAFALANGQNLMFCEDAARRLHLALRRFPGLQGFDLRVVHAESLHAHDAVAESRWKREAA is encoded by the coding sequence ATGAATGCCCTGACTTTGCCGGATATAGCCGCGCAGGCTTCACGCCAATCTTTGCTTCTGGATTGGGTGGGCATGTGCGGGATCGCTGTTCCTGTAATCCTGGATGACCAGCGTGTAAGTGCGATCGCTGACGCGGGTGTCAGCCTGGATAACGCAGAGGCCCGGGGCATTCATATGTCGCGGTTGTACCTGGCGTTGGAAATGCTGGAGTTGGGGAACTTGAGTCCCGCCCTGCTACGCCGCGTACTGCAATCATTCCTCGATAGCCACAACGGTTTGTCCCAAGCCGCCTACCTGCGCATTCATACGGCCTTGCTGTTGAAACGACCGGCATTGGTCAGTCCGTTGGCGGGATGGAAAAGCTATCCACTGATCGTTGATGCGCGCCTGCAGTGCGAAATGTTCCACGTGGAACTGAAGTTAGAGGTGCCTTACTCATCCACCTGCCCGTGCTCAGCCGCGCTCTCCAGACAGCTGATTCAACAGCAATTCGTCGACGACTTTGCCAACAAGCCTTTGCATCACGCAGACGTCCTGACCTGGCTTGGCTCAGCGAATGGCATCACGGCAACGCCTCATAGCCAGCGCAGCACCGCTCATCTGAACCTGCATCTGGATAACAGCGTGGACGACCTACCCTTGGTTGCCGCCATCAACGCCGCCGAAGCAGCGCTGGGAACCGCCGTGCAAACCGCAGTCAAGCGCGTGGACGAGCAGGCCTTCGCCTTGGCCAACGGGCAGAACCTGATGTTCTGTGAAGATGCGGCGCGACGCCTGCACCTGGCGTTAAGACGCTTTCCCGGCCTCCAGGGATTTGACCTGCGCGTGGTCCACGCCGAGAGCTTGCACGCTCATGACGCCGTGGCCGAAAGCCGCTGGAAGCGGGAGGCCGCATGA
- a CDS encoding gamma carbonic anhydrase family protein has protein sequence MIRKNPSGDLPVIAESAYIDKTAIICGKVIIGENVFVGPYAVIRADEVDASGSMQPITIGANSNIQDGVVIHSKSGAAVTIGEFSSIAHRSIVHGPCTVGDRVFIGFNSVLFNCAVDDGCVVRHNSVVDGRDLPPAFYVPSTTRIGPATDLSQFPPVSVSASEFSEDVARTNVDLVRGYKALQNEF, from the coding sequence ATGATCCGCAAGAATCCTTCCGGCGATTTGCCCGTCATTGCCGAGTCCGCCTACATCGATAAAACCGCAATCATCTGCGGCAAGGTGATCATTGGCGAAAACGTTTTTGTCGGGCCCTACGCCGTCATCCGTGCCGATGAAGTCGATGCGTCAGGCAGCATGCAGCCAATCACCATTGGCGCCAATTCGAACATTCAGGACGGCGTGGTCATCCACTCCAAATCAGGTGCTGCCGTGACCATTGGCGAGTTCAGCTCAATCGCTCATCGCTCCATCGTCCATGGTCCCTGCACCGTCGGTGATCGGGTGTTCATCGGTTTCAATAGCGTGCTGTTCAATTGCGCCGTAGATGACGGCTGTGTGGTGCGGCATAACTCGGTGGTCGACGGCCGGGATCTGCCTCCGGCTTTTTACGTACCCTCGACCACACGGATCGGCCCCGCAACCGACCTGTCCCAATTCCCGCCGGTCAGCGTCAGCGCCTCGGAGTTTTCCGAAGATGTCGCGCGTACCAACGTCGATCTGGTGCGCGGGTATAAAGCCCTGCAGAACGAGTTCTGA
- a CDS encoding dihydroorotase, which translates to MNSVLIRNARLVNEGQQFDADLLVDHGRIVKIASSIEGENAALEIDANGQWLLPGMIDDQVHFREPGAPDKGSFYTESRAAVVGGITSFMDMPNTQPATLTLAALEDKKRRAALSSVANYGFHFGVSNDNLDTVAALNPSAVAGVKVFMGASTGNMLVDDPQVLERLFAEVPTVLLAHCEHTPSIQENQQRFAERYGDNVPAGAHPLIRDAQACFRSSSLAVELAKRFGTRLHVLHLTTAQELTLFEDKPLAQKQITAEVCLHHLLFDDRDYPRLGNLIKCNPAIKTQADRDALRLALLGNRLDVIGSDHAPHTWAEKQRPYPLAPAGLPLVQHALPALLELVADHVLPLTTLVAKTSHRVADLFAIPDRGYLREGYWADLVLIRPEPEGRAVSRQPILAQCGWTPFAERRFRHSVSTTLVSGQIAWHAESLNDSCKGLPLRFNR; encoded by the coding sequence ATGAATAGCGTGCTGATTCGCAACGCGCGTCTGGTCAATGAGGGGCAGCAGTTCGATGCGGATCTGCTGGTAGATCACGGCCGGATCGTCAAAATCGCCAGTAGCATCGAGGGCGAAAATGCGGCATTGGAAATCGACGCAAATGGCCAATGGTTGTTGCCAGGGATGATCGACGACCAAGTGCACTTTCGTGAGCCTGGCGCGCCAGACAAAGGCAGCTTCTACACAGAATCGCGGGCTGCCGTGGTGGGTGGCATCACCAGTTTTATGGACATGCCCAACACTCAGCCCGCGACGTTGACGCTGGCCGCACTGGAGGACAAAAAACGCCGGGCTGCACTCAGTTCCGTGGCCAACTATGGCTTCCACTTCGGGGTCAGCAACGACAACCTCGATACGGTCGCGGCGCTCAACCCAAGCGCCGTGGCCGGCGTCAAAGTGTTCATGGGCGCCTCGACCGGCAACATGCTGGTGGATGACCCGCAGGTACTGGAGCGTCTATTTGCCGAAGTACCCACTGTGCTCCTGGCACACTGCGAGCACACGCCGAGCATTCAGGAAAACCAGCAGCGTTTCGCCGAGCGCTATGGCGACAATGTTCCAGCCGGCGCTCACCCGCTGATTCGCGACGCTCAGGCATGCTTTCGCTCCTCGTCACTGGCGGTGGAATTGGCCAAGCGCTTTGGCACCCGATTACACGTCCTGCACCTGACCACCGCGCAGGAGCTGACCCTGTTCGAGGACAAACCCCTGGCGCAGAAACAGATTACTGCCGAGGTTTGTCTGCATCATTTGTTGTTCGATGACCGTGACTATCCGCGCCTGGGCAACTTGATCAAATGCAATCCGGCAATCAAGACCCAGGCCGATCGTGACGCCCTGCGCCTGGCATTGTTGGGCAATCGACTGGACGTTATCGGCAGTGACCATGCCCCGCATACCTGGGCAGAGAAACAGCGCCCCTACCCACTGGCCCCAGCCGGTCTACCCTTGGTACAACATGCCCTGCCCGCATTGCTGGAACTGGTGGCCGACCACGTACTGCCGTTGACCACGCTGGTCGCCAAGACCAGTCATCGCGTGGCCGACCTGTTCGCCATTCCTGACCGCGGATACTTACGCGAAGGCTACTGGGCCGACCTGGTGCTGATTCGCCCAGAGCCCGAGGGTCGGGCGGTATCCCGCCAGCCGATTTTGGCGCAATGTGGCTGGACGCCCTTTGCCGAGCGGCGGTTTCGCCACAGCGTATCTACCACTTTAGTGTCGGGTCAGATCGCCTGGCACGCCGAAAGTCTTAATGACAGCTGCAAGGGTTTGCCCTTACGGTTCAACCGTTGA
- a CDS encoding His/Gly/Thr/Pro-type tRNA ligase C-terminal domain-containing protein — protein MLQITLPDGTLREFDQPLSVSELASSIGLGLARAAVAGRVNGTLVDCAFVIRHNARVGIVTAREPEGLEILRRSCALLLAMAIKQLHARASILAGSVVGDGFYCEFSHSRTLHPDDLRLIEARMYALALANHSIRHVLALYQLAHCATVGAGPHAPSTNVLRAFSLAHVNGSARQRIYGVCWTDQQELDAWRAPQQAMVVSVDERQIEYTQSVTDALRRAGVRANSDVRNEKIADKIRQHRSQAVPYLLVVGEREMAGDFVSLRSGEGENLGQMNIAAACERLRGGTLAREGAAP, from the coding sequence ATGCTCCAGATCACTCTGCCAGACGGCACACTGCGTGAGTTCGACCAACCCCTCTCCGTCTCCGAGCTGGCGTCGAGTATTGGCCTGGGCCTGGCCAGGGCCGCCGTCGCCGGTCGGGTCAACGGTACCCTGGTCGATTGCGCCTTCGTTATCCGCCATAACGCCCGCGTGGGCATTGTGACCGCCCGCGAACCTGAAGGCCTGGAAATCCTTCGACGCTCCTGCGCCCTCCTGCTGGCAATGGCGATCAAGCAACTGCACGCTCGCGCCAGCATCCTCGCCGGCTCAGTGGTCGGTGACGGCTTCTATTGCGAGTTCTCCCACAGCCGAACCTTGCACCCCGATGATCTGCGCCTGATCGAAGCGAGGATGTACGCCCTGGCGCTGGCCAATCACTCCATCCGGCATGTCCTGGCCTTGTATCAGTTGGCGCACTGCGCCACGGTCGGCGCAGGTCCCCACGCCCCGTCCACCAATGTATTGCGCGCCTTCAGCCTGGCGCATGTGAATGGCAGCGCACGGCAGCGGATCTACGGGGTGTGCTGGACCGATCAGCAAGAGCTCGACGCATGGCGAGCACCACAGCAGGCGATGGTGGTGAGCGTCGATGAGCGCCAGATCGAATACACCCAGTCGGTGACCGACGCCCTGCGTCGAGCCGGAGTACGAGCCAACTCCGACGTGCGCAACGAGAAAATCGCCGACAAAATCCGTCAGCACCGCTCACAAGCGGTGCCTTATCTATTAGTGGTGGGCGAGCGGGAAATGGCCGGCGACTTCGTCAGCCTGCGCAGCGGCGAGGGTGAGAATTTGGGTCAGATGAATATTGCCGCGGCCTGCGAGCGATTGCGTGGCGGGACGCTCGCTCGCGAGGGCGCAGCACCGTAA
- a CDS encoding DUF3617 domain-containing protein, which produces MNVRLLGWLMAVGLSVPVAAQAQMLQPGLWELTSSNMKVDNQNLPDLQLILSQLGNQITPAQKAALEKQGINMGGKGIRVCLTPEQVKTDDIPLQDPQSGCKQEVTDRSGNQWKFRFSCPKAQGTGVATFLSDREFNASVNGTFNATGIQQAGSMDTRAVWLGQDCGTVKPRA; this is translated from the coding sequence ATGAACGTACGTCTGCTGGGTTGGCTCATGGCTGTTGGCTTGTCGGTTCCTGTCGCCGCGCAGGCGCAGATGCTACAACCGGGGTTGTGGGAACTGACCTCGAGCAATATGAAGGTCGATAACCAGAACCTGCCGGACCTGCAATTGATCCTCAGCCAATTGGGCAATCAAATCACTCCGGCGCAGAAAGCGGCGCTGGAGAAGCAGGGGATCAATATGGGCGGCAAGGGGATTCGTGTGTGCCTGACCCCGGAGCAAGTGAAGACGGACGATATCCCGCTGCAAGACCCGCAATCGGGCTGCAAGCAAGAGGTCACCGACCGCAGTGGTAATCAGTGGAAGTTCCGCTTCAGTTGCCCGAAAGCCCAGGGCACAGGCGTCGCCACTTTCCTCAGCGACCGCGAGTTCAATGCTTCGGTCAACGGCACCTTCAATGCCACCGGCATTCAGCAAGCGGGCAGCATGGACACCCGCGCCGTATGGCTGGGGCAGGATTGCGGCACGGTCAAACCGCGCGCCTGA
- the cls gene encoding cardiolipin synthase translates to MDFFGPHLFAYLIALIHSLGSIAAIHAVLTVRTAQGSIAWALSLVFIPYLTLIPYLVFGRSTFDAYIKARRQANEQMRRAIADLNWRPWVEEALTARASAAYASLRAMPKLGRMPCLANNQVRLLINGHATFDAIFDAIEQAREAILIQFFIVHDDELGRRLQSLLLEKAAQGVAVYLLYDRIGSHSLPHSYVQTLRDAGVQVKAFATRSGWLNRFQVNFRNHRKIVVVDGLQGFVGGHNVGDEYLGAKPPLSPWRDTHVAVSGPVVACMQESFAEDWFWAARELPPLILPQSYPDDGVLCQLLASGPADPYETCSLFFVEAIHAATERVWITSPYFVPDEAVFAALRLAVLRGVDVRLLLPSRPDHRIVYAASSLYAFEAVRAGVRVFRYQPGFLHQKVVLIDGEISAIGSANLDNRSFRLNFEVMLLTVDSVFAGEVERMLEQDFALSQELNKDAGRQTHRLQQLGMRVARLISPIL, encoded by the coding sequence ATGGATTTTTTCGGACCTCATCTTTTTGCCTACCTGATCGCGCTCATTCATTCCCTGGGCTCGATTGCGGCCATCCATGCCGTTCTCACCGTGCGCACCGCACAAGGCTCAATCGCCTGGGCACTGTCGCTGGTCTTCATCCCCTACCTGACCCTGATTCCTTATCTGGTGTTCGGCCGCAGTACTTTCGATGCCTACATCAAGGCCCGACGCCAGGCCAACGAACAGATGCGCCGGGCCATCGCCGACTTGAACTGGCGACCGTGGGTCGAAGAAGCGCTGACCGCCCGTGCTTCAGCCGCCTACGCCTCTCTGCGCGCCATGCCCAAGCTGGGGCGGATGCCCTGCCTGGCAAACAATCAGGTGCGGCTGTTGATCAACGGTCATGCCACCTTCGACGCAATCTTCGACGCCATCGAGCAGGCACGCGAAGCGATATTGATCCAGTTTTTCATCGTCCATGACGACGAACTCGGGCGCCGCCTGCAAAGCCTGCTGCTGGAAAAAGCTGCGCAAGGGGTCGCGGTGTATTTGCTCTATGACCGCATTGGCAGCCATTCCCTGCCCCACAGCTATGTGCAGACCCTGCGCGACGCCGGCGTGCAGGTCAAAGCCTTCGCCACCCGCAGCGGCTGGCTCAATCGCTTCCAGGTGAATTTTCGCAATCACCGCAAGATCGTCGTGGTCGACGGCCTGCAGGGTTTTGTCGGCGGGCATAACGTCGGCGATGAGTACCTGGGCGCCAAGCCGCCACTGTCGCCGTGGCGCGACACCCACGTGGCGGTCAGCGGGCCGGTGGTGGCCTGCATGCAAGAGTCGTTCGCTGAAGACTGGTTCTGGGCAGCACGGGAGTTGCCACCGCTGATCCTGCCGCAAAGCTATCCGGATGACGGCGTTCTCTGCCAACTGCTGGCCAGTGGGCCGGCGGACCCTTATGAAACCTGCTCGCTGTTTTTTGTCGAGGCCATCCACGCGGCGACCGAACGAGTGTGGATCACCAGCCCCTACTTCGTCCCCGATGAAGCAGTATTCGCCGCCCTGCGCCTGGCCGTCCTGCGCGGCGTCGACGTGCGCCTGCTGTTGCCGTCGCGACCGGACCACCGCATCGTTTACGCCGCCTCCAGCCTCTATGCGTTCGAAGCTGTGCGCGCCGGCGTTCGGGTGTTTCGCTATCAGCCCGGTTTCCTGCACCAGAAGGTGGTGTTGATCGACGGTGAAATCAGCGCCATTGGCAGCGCCAACCTCGACAACCGTTCCTTCAGGCTCAACTTCGAGGTGATGCTGCTCACCGTGGACAGCGTCTTCGCTGGCGAAGTGGAGCGCATGCTTGAACAGGACTTTGCCCTGTCGCAAGAACTGAACAAGGATGCAGGCCGGCAAACCCACCGCCTGCAACAGCTCGGCATGCGGGTCGCCCGGCTGATTTCGCCGATTCTCTAG
- the cfaB gene encoding C17 cyclopropane fatty acid synthase CfaB: MLAQLPLALQNLHLPLRLRLWDGHEFNLGPAPSVTIVVKDPQMVSQFTHPSLDLLGAAFVEGKLELEGSISDVIRVCDEWSQALLNEDDDSQPVRTAHDKATDAAAISYHYDLSNAFYQLWLDSDMAYSCAYFETGSETLEQAQQAKFRHLCRKLRLQPGEYLLDVGCGWGGLARYAAREFGVKVFGITLSKEQLALARERVNEEGLQDQVELQLLDYRDLPQDGRFDKVVSVGMFEHVGHANLAEYCRTLFGAVREGGLVMNHGITAKSIDGRPVGRGAGDFIERYVFPNGELPHLSMISAEISEAGLEIVDVESLRLHYARTLDHWSERLEDNLDAAAKEVPQQALRIWRLYLAGCAYAFARGWINLHQILAVKAHADGSHELPWTRDDIYHP; encoded by the coding sequence ATGCTCGCTCAACTTCCACTGGCTTTGCAGAACCTGCATTTGCCACTGCGTTTGCGACTCTGGGACGGCCACGAATTCAACCTGGGCCCGGCGCCCAGTGTCACTATCGTGGTCAAGGATCCGCAGATGGTCTCGCAGTTCACCCACCCCAGCCTCGACCTGCTCGGCGCAGCTTTTGTTGAAGGCAAGCTGGAGCTGGAAGGCTCGATCAGCGATGTGATCCGGGTGTGTGACGAGTGGAGCCAGGCGCTGCTCAACGAAGACGATGACAGCCAGCCGGTACGCACCGCCCACGACAAAGCCACCGACGCGGCGGCGATCTCCTATCATTACGACCTGTCCAATGCGTTCTATCAGCTGTGGCTCGACAGCGACATGGCGTACTCCTGCGCCTATTTCGAGACCGGCAGCGAAACCCTCGAGCAGGCGCAGCAGGCGAAATTCCGTCACCTGTGCCGCAAGCTCCGGTTGCAACCGGGGGAATACCTGCTGGACGTGGGCTGCGGTTGGGGCGGGCTGGCGCGCTATGCCGCGCGGGAATTCGGGGTCAAGGTGTTCGGCATTACCTTAAGCAAGGAGCAGTTGGCTCTGGCGCGGGAGCGGGTGAACGAAGAGGGGCTGCAGGATCAGGTCGAATTGCAGCTGCTCGACTATCGCGACCTGCCGCAGGATGGCCGTTTCGATAAGGTGGTGAGTGTCGGCATGTTCGAACACGTCGGCCATGCCAACCTGGCCGAATATTGCCGGACATTATTTGGTGCGGTACGTGAAGGCGGCCTGGTGATGAACCACGGGATTACCGCCAAATCGATCGATGGGCGTCCGGTGGGGCGGGGCGCGGGTGATTTTATCGAGCGCTATGTGTTCCCCAATGGTGAGTTGCCCCATCTGTCGATGATCTCCGCCGAGATCAGTGAGGCCGGACTGGAGATCGTCGATGTCGAAAGCCTGCGCCTGCACTATGCGCGCACCCTGGATCACTGGAGCGAGCGGCTCGAAGACAACTTAGATGCCGCGGCCAAAGAGGTTCCGCAGCAAGCGCTGCGTATCTGGCGCTTATACCTGGCTGGCTGCGCTTATGCCTTTGCGCGGGGCTGGATCAACCTGCACCAGATTCTCGCAGTCAAAGCCCACGCCGATGGCAGTCACGAGTTGCCCTGGACCCGCGACGATATCTACCACCCCTAG
- the lpdA gene encoding dihydrolipoyl dehydrogenase, translating into MSTYDIVILGGGPGGYNAAIRAGQLGLKAACVEGRATLGGTCLNVGCMPSKALLHASELYEAAMGTEFAHLGIEVKPTLNLAQMMKQKAESVAGLTKGIEFLFRKNKVEWIKGWGHIDGPGKVSVTDVEGNKTELLAKDIIIATGSEPTPLPGVTIDNQRILDSTGALSLSEVPRHLVVIGAGVIGLELGSVWRRLGAQVTVVEYLDRICPGTDLEAGKTLQRALGKQGINFKLGTKVTAATPSPTGVQLSLEAAAGGSAESLEADYVLVAIGRRPFTQGLGLENVGLTTDSRGMLSNRGHRTEVPGFWVIGDVTSGPMLAHKAEDEAMACVEQIVGKAGEVNYELIPSVIYTRPELASVGKTEEQLKAEGHAYKVGKFPFSANSRAKINHETEGFAKVLADERTDEVLGVHLVGPSVSEMIGEYCVAMEFSASAEDIALTCHPHPTRSEALRQAAMNVEGMATQM; encoded by the coding sequence ATGAGCACCTACGACATCGTGATTCTGGGAGGCGGCCCCGGCGGCTACAACGCGGCGATCCGCGCCGGCCAACTGGGGCTCAAGGCCGCCTGTGTCGAAGGCCGAGCGACGCTGGGCGGCACCTGCCTTAATGTGGGCTGCATGCCGTCCAAGGCACTGCTGCACGCGTCCGAACTCTATGAAGCGGCGATGGGAACGGAATTTGCCCACCTGGGGATCGAGGTCAAGCCGACGCTCAATTTGGCGCAGATGATGAAACAGAAAGCAGAAAGCGTTGCTGGCCTGACCAAGGGCATCGAATTCCTGTTTCGCAAGAACAAGGTCGAGTGGATCAAAGGCTGGGGTCATATCGATGGCCCGGGCAAGGTCAGCGTCACCGACGTCGAGGGCAATAAAACAGAACTGCTGGCCAAGGACATCATTATCGCCACAGGCTCTGAACCGACGCCGCTGCCTGGCGTCACCATCGACAACCAGCGCATTCTCGACTCCACGGGCGCCCTGTCCCTCAGCGAAGTGCCCAGACATTTGGTGGTCATCGGGGCCGGGGTGATCGGCCTCGAACTTGGCTCGGTCTGGCGTCGTCTCGGAGCGCAGGTCACGGTGGTTGAATACCTCGACCGCATCTGCCCGGGCACCGACCTGGAAGCGGGTAAAACCCTGCAACGCGCCCTCGGCAAACAGGGCATCAATTTCAAACTGGGCACCAAAGTGACTGCAGCAACCCCCTCCCCCACAGGCGTGCAACTGAGCCTGGAAGCGGCGGCGGGCGGCAGTGCCGAATCACTCGAGGCGGATTATGTGCTGGTGGCTATCGGACGCCGGCCGTTCACCCAGGGCCTTGGCCTCGAAAACGTAGGCCTGACCACTGATTCACGCGGCATGCTGAGCAACCGTGGTCATCGCACCGAAGTGCCCGGGTTCTGGGTGATCGGTGATGTCACCTCGGGGCCGATGCTCGCCCACAAGGCCGAAGACGAAGCCATGGCCTGCGTCGAGCAAATCGTCGGCAAGGCTGGCGAAGTAAACTACGAGTTGATCCCCAGCGTGATCTATACCCGGCCGGAACTGGCCAGTGTCGGCAAGACCGAAGAGCAACTCAAGGCTGAGGGACACGCCTACAAGGTCGGCAAATTTCCGTTCAGCGCCAACAGCCGGGCCAAGATCAACCATGAAACTGAAGGCTTTGCCAAAGTCCTCGCCGACGAGCGCACCGACGAGGTCCTGGGCGTGCATCTGGTCGGACCGAGTGTCAGCGAGATGATTGGCGAGTATTGCGTGGCCATGGAGTTCTCGGCCTCGGCCGAGGATATCGCGCTGACCTGCCACCCACACCCGACACGCTCCGAGGCCTTGCGTCAGGCCGCGATGAATGTCGAGGGGATGGCGACCCAGATGTAA
- a CDS encoding DUF3142 domain-containing protein produces the protein MSTIHFLRCALLCSLALLGGCGQSSTPSLDQQLYIWQRQWTPAHAEALAQSRDGFSTLRVLALQNHPHAGWRRAQIDSALLKIDARPLIAVVRLDGQLKQLDASETIKQILQVAADWQAQSLTLAGVEIDHDAGTARLPAYRQFLQTLRNALPVSLKLSITALPAWLDSPQLPGLLAQVDSSVLQVHAVSDPKRGLFDPVQAKQWAERWSRATDKPFYLALPAYGIAVLPGDGGAPLVESEVPIEQGGQRRELMADPQQLSTLAAQLRHAPPAHLAGLIWFRLPLAGDRRAWSLTTLRAVAQGNPLRSGLALNLSGNDGLYDIVLRNDGNLDSALPARLTLAATQCEAADGLNGYALQQTPGQLEFSRLKDGRLPAGAQRTLGWARCTTIDQGGSHVFP, from the coding sequence ATGTCGACGATTCATTTCCTGCGTTGTGCACTGCTGTGCAGCCTCGCGCTCCTAGGCGGTTGCGGGCAATCAAGTACGCCGTCCCTCGATCAACAACTCTACATCTGGCAACGGCAATGGACCCCGGCCCATGCCGAGGCCCTGGCGCAATCGCGTGACGGGTTTTCAACCCTGCGAGTGTTGGCGCTGCAAAATCATCCACACGCTGGCTGGCGCCGGGCGCAGATCGATAGCGCCCTGTTGAAAATCGACGCGCGCCCATTGATTGCGGTGGTGCGGCTAGATGGGCAGCTCAAGCAGCTGGACGCTAGCGAAACCATCAAACAAATCCTTCAGGTAGCCGCCGATTGGCAGGCCCAGAGCCTGACGCTGGCGGGTGTGGAAATCGACCACGACGCCGGGACCGCGCGGCTGCCGGCCTATCGGCAGTTTCTCCAGACGTTGCGTAATGCGCTGCCGGTTTCCTTGAAATTGAGCATCACCGCATTGCCGGCCTGGCTCGACAGCCCGCAGCTGCCCGGTCTTCTGGCGCAAGTCGACAGCAGCGTGTTGCAAGTACACGCCGTCAGCGATCCCAAACGGGGTTTGTTCGATCCGGTGCAGGCCAAGCAGTGGGCGGAGCGCTGGAGCCGGGCGACTGACAAACCGTTCTACCTGGCATTACCGGCCTACGGTATCGCCGTGCTGCCGGGCGATGGCGGGGCGCCGCTGGTGGAAAGCGAGGTACCCATCGAGCAGGGTGGGCAGCGCCGTGAACTGATGGCTGACCCGCAACAACTGTCGACCTTGGCCGCTCAATTGCGTCATGCACCGCCAGCCCATCTCGCCGGCCTGATCTGGTTTCGCCTGCCGCTTGCGGGTGATCGACGCGCCTGGAGCCTGACCACTTTGCGCGCTGTGGCCCAGGGCAATCCGCTGCGCAGCGGTTTGGCACTGAACCTTTCCGGTAACGACGGTCTCTACGACATCGTCCTGCGCAATGATGGCAACCTCGACAGCGCCTTGCCGGCACGGCTGACGCTGGCGGCGACCCAGTGTGAGGCGGCAGACGGGCTCAACGGCTACGCGTTGCAACAGACACCAGGGCAACTCGAATTCAGCCGTCTCAAGGACGGCCGCCTGCCTGCCGGTGCCCAGCGCACGTTGGGCTGGGCACGCTGCACAACCATCGATCAAGGAGGTTCACATGTTTTCCCGTAA